A window of the Euzebya pacifica genome harbors these coding sequences:
- a CDS encoding DUF4388 domain-containing protein, with the protein MESGRLQNEPTSVVCRRLATESRTGCLHLLPDEASGEHEVRIWFRDGRIHTAVAQEGRRRLGEILVADSGLPQGSLDRALDQQRREPGGVRIGDVLVAMGLVDRETLRDAVREQILETLALAVGRRHGAWRFVPDAAVKWDVPLGSGMQDALMEASRRLDAPEVIAWRLGGMDAVVDFGSDDADVRLSLRAREWAMLTHIDGRNSIAEIARRAGEDPVTTARVVHGLHAAGVVHVLRPPAPTFDDLRADLVGVSDRPAPAVRPAEPSPGLVVVPVPPPPPIPPPPRPPPTAEPTSEPAVTSSAALFADLADDPAD; encoded by the coding sequence GTGGAGTCCGGTCGACTGCAGAACGAACCGACGTCGGTAGTGTGCCGGCGTCTTGCCACGGAGTCACGGACCGGCTGTCTCCACCTCCTGCCCGACGAGGCATCCGGCGAGCACGAGGTCCGCATCTGGTTCCGTGATGGACGGATCCACACCGCCGTTGCGCAGGAGGGTCGTCGACGGCTCGGCGAGATCCTCGTGGCCGACTCGGGGTTGCCGCAGGGCAGCCTCGACCGTGCGCTGGACCAGCAGCGCCGCGAACCGGGGGGCGTCCGGATCGGGGACGTCCTCGTGGCCATGGGACTGGTGGACCGCGAGACCCTGCGCGACGCCGTGCGGGAGCAGATCCTCGAGACCCTCGCGCTGGCCGTCGGTCGCCGGCACGGGGCCTGGCGGTTCGTCCCCGACGCGGCCGTGAAGTGGGACGTCCCGCTGGGCTCGGGCATGCAGGACGCGCTCATGGAGGCGTCCAGGCGGCTCGACGCCCCCGAGGTCATCGCGTGGCGACTCGGCGGCATGGACGCCGTGGTGGACTTCGGCTCCGACGACGCCGACGTGCGGCTGTCGTTGCGGGCCCGCGAGTGGGCGATGTTGACCCACATCGACGGACGGAACTCCATCGCCGAGATCGCCCGCCGGGCAGGCGAGGACCCCGTCACCACGGCCCGCGTCGTGCACGGCCTGCACGCCGCCGGCGTCGTGCACGTCCTGCGTCCCCCCGCGCCGACCTTCGACGACCTCAGGGCTGATCTGGTGGGGGTCAGCGATCGCCCTGCGCCCGCGGTACGGCCTGCCGAACCCAGCCCCGGCCTGGTCGTGGTGCCGGTGCCGCCCCCACCGCCGATCCCGCCGCCCCCTCGCCCGCCGCCGACAGCCGAGCCGACCTCCGAGCCGGCGGTGACCTCCTCGGCTGCGCTGTTCGCGGATCTGGCCGACGATCCCGCAGACTGA
- the bcp gene encoding thioredoxin-dependent thiol peroxidase: protein MNVAAGDTAPDFELPDQDGNPVSLSSLRGQPVLLYFYPRDETPGCTIQAQHIRDSWSDFTDAGVAVLGVSPDTVDSHRSFCDNHDLPHTLLADPDHEVMEAYGAWGEKTLYGRTSIGPIRSSVLIDAEGTVVKVWKRAQAKAHAERALKAISQLL, encoded by the coding sequence GTGAACGTCGCCGCAGGCGATACCGCACCCGACTTCGAGCTTCCCGACCAGGACGGCAACCCCGTCTCGCTGTCGTCGCTGCGGGGCCAGCCGGTGCTGCTGTACTTCTATCCACGGGACGAGACCCCCGGCTGCACGATCCAGGCACAGCACATCCGCGACAGCTGGTCGGACTTCACCGATGCGGGCGTGGCGGTGCTCGGGGTGTCACCGGACACCGTCGACAGCCACCGGTCCTTCTGCGACAACCACGACCTGCCGCACACGCTCCTGGCCGATCCGGACCACGAGGTGATGGAGGCCTACGGGGCCTGGGGCGAGAAGACGCTGTACGGCAGGACCTCCATCGGGCCCATCCGTTCCTCGGTCCTGATCGATGCCGAGGGCACCGTCGTGAAGGTGTGGAAACGTGCCCAGGCCAAGGCGCACGCCGAACGCGCACTGAAGGCGATCTCGCAGCTGTTGTGA
- a CDS encoding bifunctional diguanylate cyclase/phosphodiesterase has protein sequence MVMSVVGADGPEGDRPLVWAARGRSVALGVLVVCLAVLGVVVQQRAPAALAAVATGLLAVAVLVRGAGAKPPEPEEPTVEVPEELPGRPEFVAAAEVMLSEGEGNPAVLVVLLDGFRDVQTVLGDTPAEEVLAAVGVRVAEVAQDWPAGSLGGERFAVAMRARPFLPAHHLARRIREHIAEPMVIGGVSLRLRAFVGIAQGEGGAEVLTTRATIAAATAQDTNEGLVVHQREDPAVVRRRLDIVSSLSEALEKPDERGFRPLFQPIVDGDGVLISAEALARWDDPKLGAITPDTFIPLAERTGLVAPLFTVMLAQSLLDCRRWRDGGVEAGLSINVSPVNLRDPLLTSELTARLEDVGLSPSDVTLEITESAVIDDYSWALVTLRELRKLGFGVALDDFGMGYSSLGRLHDLPVSVVKLDRSFVAGLPGDERSVGIVRATVDVCRLLGLVVVAEGVETDQQADMILEMGVDRMQGFLFSPAISVDEIVAGPVVAGWEGNR, from the coding sequence ATGGTGATGTCCGTGGTGGGCGCGGACGGTCCCGAGGGGGATCGTCCGCTGGTGTGGGCTGCGCGAGGCCGGTCGGTGGCGTTGGGCGTGCTGGTGGTGTGCCTGGCCGTGCTGGGCGTTGTCGTCCAGCAACGGGCCCCGGCCGCCCTGGCCGCGGTGGCGACGGGATTGCTGGCCGTCGCGGTGCTCGTGCGGGGTGCTGGGGCGAAGCCCCCCGAACCCGAGGAACCGACCGTCGAGGTCCCCGAGGAATTGCCCGGACGACCCGAGTTCGTCGCCGCCGCCGAGGTCATGCTCAGCGAGGGGGAGGGCAACCCCGCCGTCCTCGTCGTGTTGCTCGACGGGTTCCGCGACGTGCAGACGGTGCTGGGCGACACGCCGGCCGAGGAGGTGCTTGCCGCCGTCGGGGTGCGCGTGGCCGAGGTCGCGCAGGACTGGCCCGCCGGCTCACTGGGTGGCGAACGGTTCGCCGTGGCGATGCGGGCCCGCCCCTTCCTGCCGGCACATCACCTCGCGAGGAGGATCCGCGAGCACATCGCCGAACCCATGGTGATCGGTGGGGTGTCCCTGCGGCTGCGCGCCTTCGTCGGCATCGCCCAGGGCGAAGGCGGGGCCGAGGTGCTGACCACACGGGCGACGATCGCCGCCGCCACTGCCCAGGACACCAACGAGGGCCTCGTCGTGCACCAGCGCGAGGACCCCGCCGTGGTCCGCCGCCGGCTGGACATCGTGAGCAGCCTGTCGGAGGCCCTCGAGAAGCCCGATGAACGGGGCTTCCGGCCGCTGTTCCAGCCGATCGTCGACGGCGACGGGGTCCTGATCTCCGCAGAGGCGCTGGCCCGCTGGGACGACCCGAAGCTGGGCGCGATCACCCCCGACACCTTCATCCCCCTCGCCGAACGCACAGGACTCGTGGCGCCGCTCTTCACCGTGATGCTCGCCCAGTCGTTGCTGGACTGCCGCCGGTGGCGAGACGGGGGAGTCGAGGCCGGACTGTCCATCAACGTGTCGCCGGTCAACCTGCGTGATCCGCTGCTGACCTCGGAGCTGACTGCGCGGCTGGAGGACGTCGGCTTGAGCCCCTCCGACGTGACCCTGGAGATCACCGAGTCCGCCGTCATCGACGACTACTCCTGGGCCCTGGTGACCCTCCGGGAGCTTCGCAAGCTCGGGTTCGGCGTGGCCCTCGACGACTTCGGCATGGGGTACTCCTCGCTGGGCCGGCTGCACGACCTTCCGGTCTCGGTGGTCAAGCTGGACCGGTCGTTCGTGGCGGGCCTGCCCGGCGACGAACGGTCCGTGGGAATCGTCAGGGCGACCGTCGACGTGTGTCGCCTGCTCGGGCTCGTGGTGGTGGCGGAGGGCGTGGAGACCGACCAGCAGGCCGACATGATCCTGGAGATGGGGGTGGACCGCATGCAGGGCTTCCTGTTCTCCCCGGCGATCAGCGTCGACGAGATCGTGGCCGGCCCGGTCGTCGCCGGGTGGGAGGGCAACCGATGA